The DNA sequence AAACTGCTCTCGTTTGATCTCCTGCCCGCGCCGGATCTGGCCGGAAATGGTGAGCTGCGTCCCTTCTACGTCAATCTGCACGTCGTCTTTTTTCTCCAGACCCGGCAGTTCGCAGGATACCACCACTTCTTCCGGCGTTTCATAGACATCAATGCGCACCGTGCGAAAACCGGCGTTCAAAATGCTGGGCCAGTCATCAATCATCCGCTCCAGGTCTTTGCGCCATCCTTCACCGAAAAAGCCGCTGTGGGGTGTTAAAAAAGTCACTTATCCTTCCTCCTTTTTTGCTGCTTATTTCGTCTTTAGTGTTCCCTGCCGGTCCCGGTCTATCCGGCATTTTTTA is a window from the Clostridia bacterium genome containing:
- a CDS encoding Hsp20/alpha crystallin family protein, with the protein product MIDDWPSILNAGFRTVRIDVYETPEEVVVSCELPGLEKKDDVQIDVEGTQLTISGQIRRGQEIKREQF